In Pseudoalteromonas tetraodonis, the genomic window TGAGTAATTTAATAAAAGCATATAGCGTACCAGCTCGGTAAATATAATTTAACGTATTGAAATTAAAATTATTTTATTATTTTGGTTAATTTACTCACGACAGAATAGCTGAAATTTGTTTTACTATTGTGCATTCATTTGCAATTTAGGTGCATCAGTATGACCAAACCGTTTTCACAAGCCTGCGAAAATAATAAAAATCATATACTTAAGGCTTTGCAGCCTGCATTGCAAAATGCAGGGTCGGTACTTGAGATAGGCTCGGGGACGGGTCAGCATAGCGTTTTCTTTGCCAAAAAATTGCCACATTTACAATGGTATACCAGTGATCGAGAGGTTAATCATCAAGGAATAAAGTTATGGCATGATGAGGTGCAACTGGCAAACTTGCATCCGCCTTTATTACTTGACCTAAACGATCCTTGGCCAGTAAATAAAGTGGATGCGATATATACTGCTAACACTTTTCACATAGTGAGCTGGGAGTTAATTACGCGTTTTTTTGCTGGAGTAAATCAGCACTTAAACCAGCAAGGGGTGGTGTGTGTATATGGCCCTTTCAAATATAAAGGGGAGTTTACCAGCCCCAGTAATAATGAATTTAACAGTTTATTGCAAAGTCGCGATCCACTTAGTGGTATTCGTGATTTCGAAGCGGTTGAGCAACTTGCAGTGCAATCTGGGCTTAAGTTACTTAGCGATACTGCGATGCCTGCAAATAATCAGTTACTCATTTTTAAACGGCAATAAAGAGCTGCATTGTTGTTTGTAAATGTCGATATGTTGGCATTCGCGTTCTAAGTAATCTGCAATAGCATGATTAAAATCGGGGTGAACAATGTGATGGGCAGAGTAAGTGGTTATCGGTTGGAAACCGCGTGCTATTTTATGCTCACCCTGAGCACCGGCATTAAAACAGTGAATATTATGCTTAATCGCATATTCAATGCCTTGGTAGTAACACAGCTCAAAGTGAAGAGAATCAATCTCTTCGCTTGCTCCCCAATAACGCCCATAAAGGGTATTGTCACCAATTAAACTTAATGTGGCGGCAATCACTTTATGGTCTTTTTTGGCTAGCATAATGAGCAATTTTTCAGCCATTAAGGCGTGTAGCAAGCTAAAAAAATCGCTGTTTAAGTAGCCTAAATGGCCTGAACGTTTTAAATAAGTACGTTGATAAAACTCACAAAAAAGCTGCATCACTGTTGTGGTGATTTGCTCACCTTGCAGCCATTCAATGGTGATATTTTGCTGTGTTATTTTAGCGCGTTCTTTTTTTACTGCTTTGCGCTTACGGGCATTAAAGGTTTTTAAAAAATCATCAAAGTCTTTAAATTCATTATTAAACCACTGAAACTGTACCCCGGTTCTCAGCATGGCACCTGTATCATTTAGCTGTGAGGCTTGTGCTTTATCGCAAAAGTTTATATGCCAGCCTGACCAGGCTTGTTTTGCGCAGTGGGTATTAAGTTGCTCTGTTATATACTCATACACTAGCTTTGGATTGCTATGCATAATACCTATTCTTTGTCCCTCAATCGGGCTAAAAGGAATACCGCACAGCCATTT contains:
- a CDS encoding GNAT family N-acetyltransferase → MSHFSHQWFNSINQIDATQWHYFFGDDPFTQHAFLYALEQSQCVSAKTGWQPHHLAVYEDDKLIALAPGYLKAHSYGEYVFDWAWAEAYEKNGLDYYPKWLCGIPFSPIEGQRIGIMHSNPKLVYEYITEQLNTHCAKQAWSGWHINFCDKAQASQLNDTGAMLRTGVQFQWFNNEFKDFDDFLKTFNARKRKAVKKERAKITQQNITIEWLQGEQITTTVMQLFCEFYQRTYLKRSGHLGYLNSDFFSLLHALMAEKLLIMLAKKDHKVIAATLSLIGDNTLYGRYWGASEEIDSLHFELCYYQGIEYAIKHNIHCFNAGAQGEHKIARGFQPITTYSAHHIVHPDFNHAIADYLERECQHIDIYKQQCSSLLPFKNE
- a CDS encoding DUF938 domain-containing protein produces the protein MTKPFSQACENNKNHILKALQPALQNAGSVLEIGSGTGQHSVFFAKKLPHLQWYTSDREVNHQGIKLWHDEVQLANLHPPLLLDLNDPWPVNKVDAIYTANTFHIVSWELITRFFAGVNQHLNQQGVVCVYGPFKYKGEFTSPSNNEFNSLLQSRDPLSGIRDFEAVEQLAVQSGLKLLSDTAMPANNQLLIFKRQ